The following are from one region of the Actinopolyspora halophila DSM 43834 genome:
- a CDS encoding dynamin family protein has translation MSAPNDGENPPTGLLGQARALLLRTMTFYRDDPRTAGWLRTRLERLSEPLRMAVTGRVKSGKSTLINALVGSELAPSDPEERTQVNTVFRYGTEPRITVHTPHGTQQTMSTGKLDPATIRDLQRWRPDEVARLVIDSPSPGLQAITLIETPGVASTAVQETGRSALAQILSEADAVLYLTRHPQQTDIQFLHSVHELRVARRAPINTVLALSRADEAATGSDDSVDTAERMAAHHRQDPKVRSFAQYVVPVAGLLAQAGATLDQQRFDALLALAALPRQQLEEQLLSADRFSKANEPEDLDSETRQTLLREFGLFGLQRALTLLGQGTSDFARLRTALLDESRIGALQEAVHLQFVERQEALRARSVLMAVDMVLRANPRPGSRQLQGELDRLLSNAHEWDELRTLSGLWSRQLRLPPGLREEAEKLLGAYGPQPQARLGVPAQTQPRELAERAGAITRRWRALASDPLFDRAHREAVRTVQRSCERMLAALCNAQ, from the coding sequence ATGAGCGCACCGAACGACGGCGAGAACCCCCCGACGGGACTGCTGGGGCAGGCCAGGGCGCTGCTGCTGCGGACGATGACCTTCTACCGCGACGACCCGCGCACCGCGGGCTGGCTGCGCACCCGCCTGGAGAGGCTGTCCGAACCACTTCGCATGGCCGTCACCGGCCGGGTGAAGTCGGGCAAGTCCACGCTGATCAACGCGCTGGTCGGCTCCGAACTGGCCCCGAGCGATCCCGAGGAACGCACCCAGGTCAACACCGTGTTCCGCTACGGGACCGAACCCAGGATCACCGTGCACACCCCGCACGGGACCCAGCAGACCATGTCCACGGGCAAGCTGGACCCGGCCACCATCCGGGACCTGCAGCGCTGGCGTCCCGACGAGGTGGCCCGGCTGGTGATCGACTCCCCCTCGCCGGGACTGCAGGCGATCACGCTGATCGAAACCCCCGGTGTCGCCTCGACGGCCGTGCAGGAGACCGGCAGGTCCGCGCTCGCGCAGATACTCTCCGAGGCCGACGCGGTCCTGTACCTGACCCGCCATCCACAGCAGACCGACATCCAGTTCCTGCACTCGGTGCACGAGCTGCGGGTCGCGCGCAGGGCTCCGATCAACACCGTTCTCGCGCTGTCCAGGGCCGACGAAGCGGCCACCGGCAGCGACGACTCGGTGGACACCGCGGAGCGAATGGCCGCCCACCACCGGCAGGATCCGAAGGTGCGTTCCTTCGCGCAGTACGTCGTCCCCGTCGCCGGGCTGCTCGCCCAGGCCGGGGCCACGCTGGACCAGCAGCGCTTCGACGCCCTGCTCGCCCTCGCCGCGCTGCCCCGGCAACAGCTCGAGGAACAACTGCTGTCGGCGGACAGGTTCTCGAAGGCGAACGAGCCGGAGGACCTCGACTCCGAGACCAGGCAGACCCTGCTGCGCGAGTTCGGCCTGTTCGGGTTGCAACGGGCCCTGACACTGCTCGGGCAGGGAACGAGCGACTTCGCCAGGCTCCGCACGGCGCTGCTGGACGAGAGCAGGATCGGCGCCCTGCAGGAAGCGGTGCACCTGCAGTTCGTGGAACGCCAGGAGGCGCTGCGCGCGCGTTCGGTGCTGATGGCCGTGGACATGGTCCTGCGCGCCAACCCCCGTCCGGGGAGCAGGCAGCTCCAGGGGGAACTGGACAGGTTGCTGTCCAACGCCCACGAATGGGACGAGCTGCGCACGCTCTCCGGGCTGTGGTCGCGGCAGCTGCGCCTGCCCCCCGGGCTGCGCGAGGAGGCCGAGAAGCTGCTGGGCGCCTACGGTCCCCAGCCGCAGGCCCGGCTCGGCGTCCCGGCACAGACCCAGCCACGGGAGCTGGCCGAACGCGCGGGCGCGATCACCCGGCGCTGGCGGGCGCTGGCCTCCGACCCGCTCTTCGACCGGGCGCACCGCGAAGCCGTCCGCACCGTCCAGCGCAGCTGCGAACGGATGCTGGCCGCGCTGTGCAACGCCCAGTGA
- a CDS encoding DUF3558 family protein — protein sequence MRNTVAGGIAALASLLLAGCGGPAAEESPDSGTPTQDRQTTSASADSPLPERTAPAKSFDLAEVCDIVPEARWRALGANQPPEPRDSNGNSVCQYQKGDAGGAWAVDLGAERQRDLAEITMTHQGGEELTIAGYPAYKSETSAGCLYYVDVSDEAPLLVSGTSSITDDGSIPTKCGLFKKFAAAAVENLPNA from the coding sequence TTGCGTAACACCGTCGCAGGCGGGATCGCCGCACTGGCGAGCCTGCTGCTGGCCGGATGCGGCGGCCCCGCCGCCGAGGAGAGCCCGGACTCCGGAACTCCCACACAGGACAGGCAAACCACCTCGGCCAGCGCCGACAGCCCCCTGCCCGAGCGCACCGCACCGGCCAAGTCCTTCGACCTCGCCGAGGTCTGCGACATCGTCCCCGAAGCACGCTGGCGCGCACTCGGAGCCAACCAGCCGCCCGAACCACGCGACTCCAACGGCAATAGCGTCTGCCAATACCAGAAGGGCGATGCAGGCGGCGCGTGGGCAGTCGATCTCGGCGCCGAGAGACAGCGCGATCTCGCCGAAATCACCATGACGCATCAGGGGGGTGAAGAGCTCACCATCGCGGGATATCCAGCCTACAAGTCCGAGACCAGTGCAGGATGCCTCTACTACGTCGATGTATCCGACGAAGCTCCTCTGCTGGTGAGCGGCACCTCCAGCATCACCGATGACGGCTCGATCCCCACCAAATGCGGGCTGTTCAAGAAGTTCGCCGCGGCGGCTGTCGAGAACCTGCCCAACGCGTAG
- a CDS encoding gluconate:H+ symporter codes for MQGVIAAAEPAADSTLGAGVTLAVAAGAVAVLLVLVIFVKLQPMIALLAVSLATALVLGIPIDEVMSTLNDGLGGTLAEVALIVGFGAMLGRMLEISGGASVLADSLVRRFGERRAPLALGVAGLLFGFPIFLDAGVIIFLPIVFTVARRLGGSVLRYALPVAGAFAVMHAFVPPHPGPVSAAGLIGANTGLLLLIGLVVGIPTWFIASYGFGLWSGGRNYLEIPADSTASGADVDPDKPKPSMGSVLGLLMIPLLLIFLNTGLSALVKEGVLSSDVQAVQAAMLVGQSPIALAIAVLVASVLLGLKRGMTGNQIERELTSSLSTIAAVILITGAGGMFGAVLSEAGVGQALAGALNNAGIPIIVAAFLIAVVMRVAQGSATVALTTAAGFIAPAVAAAPGLSSADLCLIVIAIASGATVLSHVNDSGFWLIGRLLGMDVPTTLKTWTVMETLIGVVGFLISWLLSLVL; via the coding sequence TTGCAAGGAGTGATCGCGGCGGCCGAACCGGCCGCCGACTCCACGTTGGGGGCGGGGGTCACGCTGGCCGTGGCGGCGGGTGCCGTCGCGGTGCTGCTCGTACTCGTGATCTTCGTCAAGCTTCAGCCGATGATCGCGCTGCTCGCGGTCAGCCTGGCTACGGCTCTGGTGCTCGGCATCCCGATCGACGAGGTGATGAGCACCCTCAACGACGGTCTGGGGGGGACGCTCGCCGAAGTCGCGTTGATCGTCGGTTTCGGTGCCATGTTGGGGCGGATGCTGGAGATATCCGGCGGCGCCTCGGTGCTGGCCGACTCACTGGTGCGCCGCTTCGGGGAGCGTCGTGCGCCGCTCGCGTTGGGCGTGGCGGGCCTGCTGTTCGGATTCCCCATCTTCCTGGACGCGGGCGTGATCATCTTCTTGCCGATCGTGTTCACGGTCGCCCGCAGGCTCGGCGGATCCGTGTTGCGCTACGCGCTTCCGGTGGCCGGTGCCTTCGCCGTCATGCACGCTTTCGTGCCGCCGCACCCCGGCCCCGTGTCGGCGGCGGGGCTCATCGGGGCGAACACCGGGTTGCTGCTGCTGATCGGTCTGGTCGTGGGCATTCCCACCTGGTTCATCGCTTCCTACGGCTTCGGCCTGTGGAGCGGCGGCCGCAACTACCTGGAGATCCCGGCCGACTCCACGGCCTCGGGCGCGGACGTCGATCCGGACAAACCGAAACCGAGCATGGGATCGGTTCTCGGGCTGCTGATGATCCCGCTGCTGCTGATCTTCTTGAACACCGGTCTGAGCGCACTGGTCAAGGAAGGTGTGCTCAGCTCGGACGTTCAAGCGGTTCAGGCCGCCATGCTCGTCGGGCAGAGCCCGATCGCCCTGGCCATCGCGGTGCTGGTCGCCTCGGTGCTGCTCGGGCTCAAGCGCGGGATGACGGGCAACCAGATCGAACGTGAGCTCACTTCCAGCCTCAGCACCATCGCGGCGGTCATCCTGATCACCGGAGCCGGTGGCATGTTCGGCGCCGTGCTCTCCGAGGCCGGGGTGGGTCAGGCGCTGGCCGGGGCGTTGAACAACGCGGGAATCCCGATAATCGTCGCGGCCTTCCTGATCGCCGTGGTCATGCGCGTGGCCCAGGGTTCGGCGACCGTGGCGCTGACCACGGCGGCCGGGTTCATCGCTCCCGCCGTAGCTGCTGCTCCAGGGCTCTCGTCCGCGGACCTCTGTCTGATCGTCATCGCGATCGCTTCGGGCGCGACGGTGCTGTCGCACGTCAACGACTCCGGTTTCTGGCTGATCGGGCGGTTGCTGGGCATGGACGTTCCGACGACGCTCAAGACCTGGACCGTCATGGAGACGTTGATCGGTGTGGTCGGCTTCCTCATCTCCTGGTTGCTGTCCCTGGTGTTGTGA
- a CDS encoding glycosyltransferase family 87 protein, producing the protein MFEGRAVLVRSSEVLPDEEGTDSRAELYRFLEKYAPLVAAVAAGTLLWTLLSGVMSQENWPDHEVYRRAVHTWLSGGNVLTSHSPVSNDGPLPWVYPPFALLPLTPPAVLPLKLDIALLYLVNVVALVGTLYLVLRRVVPRLGARTVLAIAVVAAQSSLLIDPVANSFWQGQINIVLMGLVAFDCLVSAPRWPRGMLIGAAAAVKLVPAAFVLLFLVRRDFRAVLSVVVTFVVATLVGFVVDFGASVDYWFGQGPAAAAFGSPLRGNQSMLAVLSRTDLAPTARFVGWIALCLLLAAVTAYCAHRGSTPLAVTAIGVFSLLVSPTAWSNHWVWIAPAILLMILHGVLNRGFPWLFAAVASIAVTRAAPYTDLPAGRGSMVELGPLDQLSAASYVLLGVGLVLALLVTLLGRDVSAGNVPWRNRGGPPGPTAGEVARPARLSGALAQPQREAEPTKSC; encoded by the coding sequence ATGTTCGAAGGTCGTGCTGTCCTGGTCAGGAGTTCGGAGGTCCTGCCGGACGAAGAGGGAACCGATTCGCGGGCCGAGTTATACCGGTTCCTCGAGAAATACGCTCCCCTGGTGGCGGCGGTAGCGGCTGGAACACTTCTGTGGACGCTGCTTTCCGGGGTGATGAGTCAGGAGAACTGGCCCGACCACGAGGTTTACCGCAGAGCGGTCCACACCTGGCTTTCCGGTGGGAACGTACTCACCTCGCATTCTCCGGTCAGCAATGACGGCCCGCTTCCCTGGGTCTACCCTCCGTTCGCCCTTCTGCCGCTGACCCCGCCGGCCGTGTTGCCGCTCAAACTGGACATCGCATTGCTGTACCTGGTCAACGTGGTCGCGCTCGTGGGGACGTTGTACCTGGTGCTGCGACGTGTGGTCCCCCGCCTGGGAGCTAGGACGGTGTTGGCGATCGCTGTCGTGGCGGCGCAGTCCTCCCTGTTGATCGACCCGGTGGCGAACTCGTTCTGGCAGGGTCAGATCAATATAGTCCTGATGGGGCTCGTCGCTTTCGACTGTCTGGTTTCCGCGCCGCGTTGGCCACGCGGAATGTTGATCGGAGCAGCGGCCGCGGTGAAGCTGGTCCCGGCGGCCTTCGTGCTCCTTTTTCTGGTACGCAGGGATTTTCGTGCGGTCTTGTCGGTCGTGGTCACTTTCGTCGTCGCCACTCTGGTCGGTTTCGTGGTGGACTTCGGGGCCTCGGTGGACTACTGGTTCGGACAGGGGCCCGCGGCCGCGGCGTTCGGCTCACCACTGCGTGGCAACCAGTCGATGCTGGCCGTGCTGTCCCGGACGGATCTCGCCCCGACGGCACGTTTCGTCGGTTGGATCGCGCTCTGCCTGCTGCTGGCCGCGGTAACCGCCTACTGCGCCCACCGTGGCAGTACGCCGCTGGCCGTCACGGCCATCGGTGTGTTCTCCCTGCTCGTCTCACCGACGGCGTGGTCGAACCACTGGGTGTGGATCGCCCCGGCCATACTGCTGATGATCCTGCACGGGGTGCTGAACCGCGGTTTCCCGTGGCTGTTCGCCGCCGTGGCGTCGATCGCGGTCACCAGGGCGGCGCCGTACACCGATCTCCCGGCCGGACGGGGCAGCATGGTCGAGCTCGGGCCGCTGGACCAGTTGAGCGCCGCCTCCTACGTGCTCCTGGGGGTGGGACTGGTTCTCGCGCTGCTGGTGACACTGCTGGGTCGCGACGTCTCCGCGGGCAACGTGCCGTGGCGGAATCGCGGTGGTCCGCCGGGCCCCACCGCAGGCGAGGTGGCGCGCCCGGCGCGGTTGAGCGGTGCTCTCGCTCAACCGCAGCGGGAAGCCGAACCGACGAAGTCCTGTTGA
- a CDS encoding Fur family transcriptional regulator encodes MASSTASGGQPAAGSTRERLRAAGLRATAPRTAVLDWLSNNPHSTADQVAGAVRQDLGSVSTQAVYDVLHACTAAGLLRRIEPAGHPARFESRIADNHHHLVCRGCGRTEDVDCVQGSAPCLTPSSTSGYSIDEAEIVFWGQCPDCKSAAE; translated from the coding sequence ATGGCATCCAGTACGGCATCCGGTGGTCAGCCCGCAGCGGGCAGTACGCGTGAGAGATTGCGTGCTGCCGGGCTGCGCGCGACCGCGCCGCGCACGGCCGTGCTCGACTGGCTGTCGAACAATCCGCACTCGACCGCCGACCAGGTGGCCGGTGCCGTGCGGCAGGACCTCGGGTCGGTGTCCACCCAGGCCGTTTACGACGTGCTGCACGCATGCACAGCCGCCGGGTTGTTACGCAGGATCGAACCGGCCGGTCATCCGGCGCGCTTCGAGTCCCGCATAGCCGACAACCACCACCACCTGGTGTGTCGCGGTTGCGGTCGAACCGAGGACGTGGACTGCGTCCAGGGTTCGGCGCCGTGCCTGACGCCTTCGTCGACATCCGGGTACTCCATCGACGAAGCGGAGATCGTGTTCTGGGGCCAGTGCCCCGATTGCAAGTCCGCCGCGGAGTAA
- a CDS encoding catalase yields MSSPRPTTTNAGIPVASDDHSLTAGPNGPVLLQDHYMIEKNAQFNRERVPERVVHAKGGGAFGFFETTEDVSQYTKAALFQPGVKTETLIRFSSVAGELGSPDTWRDPRGTAIKFYTSEGNYDLVGNNTPVFFIRDAIKFPDFIRSQKRRADNHLRDHDMQWDFWSQCPESAHQVTWLMGDRGIPKTWRNMNLYGSHTYLWENAKGEKFWVKYHFKTDQGHDFLAQEEADRLAGEDSDAHIRDLWSSIQSGNNPSWTLYVQVMPLEDAAEYRFNPFDLTKVWPHSDYPLIKVGRFVLDRNPDNYFAQIEQAAFEPSNLVPGIGTSPDKMLQGRLFSYPDAHRYRIGPNYMDLPVNRPTAQVNSYSKDGPMRYSYGQDPVYAPNSYGGPHADTRNGSETSAHGIEEEVVRTAYQQHTEDDDFGQAGTMVREVFSDEERQRFVNNVAGHLSKGVSQPILERALQYWRNVDKDTGDKIAEKVQN; encoded by the coding sequence GTGAGTTCGCCACGGCCCACGACGACCAATGCCGGTATTCCGGTAGCCAGCGACGACCACTCGCTGACGGCAGGCCCCAACGGTCCGGTGCTGCTGCAGGACCACTACATGATCGAGAAGAACGCGCAGTTCAACCGTGAGCGGGTGCCCGAACGCGTGGTACACGCCAAGGGCGGTGGCGCGTTCGGCTTCTTCGAGACCACCGAGGACGTGAGCCAGTACACCAAGGCCGCGTTGTTCCAGCCCGGCGTCAAGACCGAGACGCTGATCCGGTTCTCCTCGGTCGCGGGCGAGCTGGGTTCCCCCGACACCTGGCGTGACCCGCGCGGTACGGCCATCAAGTTCTACACCTCCGAGGGCAACTACGACCTCGTGGGCAACAACACCCCGGTGTTCTTCATCAGGGACGCGATCAAGTTCCCCGACTTCATCCGTTCCCAGAAGCGCCGCGCGGACAACCACCTGCGCGACCACGACATGCAGTGGGACTTCTGGAGCCAGTGCCCCGAGTCGGCCCACCAGGTCACCTGGCTGATGGGTGATCGGGGTATCCCGAAGACCTGGCGGAACATGAACCTCTACGGTTCGCACACCTACCTGTGGGAGAACGCCAAGGGCGAGAAGTTCTGGGTCAAGTACCACTTCAAGACCGACCAGGGCCACGACTTCCTCGCCCAGGAGGAGGCCGACCGGCTGGCCGGTGAGGACAGCGACGCCCACATCCGCGACCTCTGGTCCAGCATCCAGTCCGGCAACAACCCGAGCTGGACGCTGTACGTGCAGGTCATGCCGCTCGAGGACGCCGCGGAGTACCGGTTCAACCCCTTCGACCTGACCAAGGTGTGGCCGCACAGCGACTACCCGCTGATCAAGGTCGGTCGGTTCGTGCTCGACCGCAACCCGGACAACTACTTCGCCCAGATCGAGCAGGCCGCCTTCGAGCCGTCCAACCTGGTCCCGGGCATCGGCACCTCGCCGGACAAGATGCTGCAGGGTCGGCTGTTCTCCTACCCGGACGCCCACCGCTACCGCATCGGCCCGAACTACATGGACCTGCCGGTCAACCGGCCCACCGCACAGGTGAACTCCTACTCCAAGGACGGCCCGATGCGGTACAGCTACGGGCAGGACCCGGTGTACGCGCCGAACTCCTACGGGGGACCGCACGCCGACACGCGCAACGGCAGCGAGACTTCCGCTCACGGAATCGAGGAGGAGGTCGTCCGCACGGCCTACCAGCAGCACACCGAGGACGACGACTTCGGCCAGGCCGGGACCATGGTCCGTGAGGTCTTCAGCGACGAGGAGCGGCAGCGCTTCGTGAACAACGTCGCGGGCCACCTGTCCAAGGGCGTCAGTCAGCCGATCCTGGAGCGCGCGCTGCAGTACTGGCGCAACGTGGACAAGGACACCGGCGACAAGATCGCCGAGAAGGTCCAGAACTGA
- a CDS encoding DUF5753 domain-containing protein — MRFFGYEHGARSIRTYDGGLVHGLLQTEEYARAIIRAGSPNVRPAEVDRRLRARMERKQRLFGTDSLLLTAVMSEAALWQQVGGRGAQVSQLDHLLEMVSLRPENPELRVVPFTAAGHHAMGGSTFHLITFPTAELPTLVWQETVTSTELISDQTMVAEYRIAHEESAKTAFDHEDSLKLISEVRRALE, encoded by the coding sequence CTGCGTTTCTTCGGGTACGAGCACGGTGCTCGGAGCATCCGCACCTACGACGGTGGTCTCGTGCACGGCTTGCTGCAGACGGAGGAGTACGCACGAGCGATCATCCGGGCCGGAAGCCCGAATGTGCGGCCGGCTGAAGTGGATCGGAGGCTTCGGGCACGGATGGAGCGCAAGCAGCGGCTGTTCGGAACGGATTCGCTCCTGCTGACAGCGGTGATGAGCGAGGCCGCACTGTGGCAGCAGGTCGGAGGTAGGGGAGCCCAGGTGTCCCAGCTTGACCACCTGCTGGAGATGGTTTCGCTCCGCCCGGAGAACCCGGAGCTTCGCGTCGTTCCGTTCACGGCTGCCGGGCATCACGCGATGGGCGGTTCAACCTTTCACCTGATCACGTTTCCCACCGCTGAGCTACCTACGTTGGTTTGGCAGGAGACGGTCACCTCAACCGAGTTGATCTCGGATCAGACGATGGTGGCGGAGTATCGCATCGCTCATGAGGAGAGCGCCAAGACAGCGTTCGATCACGAGGACTCGCTGAAGCTGATTTCCGAGGTTCGTCGCGCGTTAGAGTGA
- a CDS encoding gluconokinase, translated as MSASGTQEVVLGLDLGSTATKAVAADRAGTVLHLTERENGMRTEEPGEAVQDAAAVRDSAFAALTECVSWTRQAGYRVRALSFSTAMHSLVGLDAEGGPVTPAFHLSDGRCAEVAEKLRGDWERAARLHHATGTPVHPQSVMVKLAWLTQQRRDLVDPVVSWCALKDFVFTAFTGEFVTDQSLASGSGLQEMATLDWHDEALSTAGVSRQQLPEIKAPTDALPLADEAARATGLPEGLPVVLGAGDGPLGNLGVGAVNTGVAGLSLGTSGALRVVRDSPGVDERCRTFCYYLADGLWVSGGAVSNGAVVGQWASETFDVDLADLLDEALEVPAGARGLVALPYLMGERAPWWQPGLTGSLIGLRRVHGRADITRALVEGVAQQLALVRDAVVDTGAEVRAVRATGGGFRSRVWAEAIAAALGIELELADDSGGSALGAVLVAWRALGELDSLEEAADLVRPSRTVPPDHEAARMLRKQRGGLERLHRAVSELASRVD; from the coding sequence ATGAGCGCATCCGGAACTCAGGAGGTCGTCCTCGGTCTGGATCTCGGTTCGACGGCCACCAAGGCCGTCGCCGCCGATCGGGCCGGAACGGTGTTGCATCTGACCGAGCGCGAGAACGGAATGCGCACCGAGGAGCCGGGGGAGGCCGTCCAGGACGCCGCGGCGGTGCGGGATTCCGCGTTCGCCGCGTTGACCGAGTGTGTGAGTTGGACACGGCAGGCCGGGTACCGAGTGCGGGCGTTGTCGTTCAGCACCGCCATGCACTCGCTCGTCGGGCTCGACGCGGAAGGCGGGCCGGTGACTCCGGCTTTTCACCTGTCCGACGGTCGGTGCGCGGAGGTCGCCGAGAAGCTGCGCGGCGACTGGGAGCGCGCTGCCCGGCTGCATCACGCCACCGGCACTCCGGTGCATCCCCAGTCGGTCATGGTCAAACTGGCGTGGTTGACGCAGCAGCGTCGTGACCTCGTCGATCCGGTGGTGAGCTGGTGTGCGCTGAAGGACTTCGTGTTCACGGCGTTCACCGGTGAGTTCGTCACGGACCAGTCCCTGGCCTCGGGCAGCGGGCTGCAGGAGATGGCCACGCTGGACTGGCACGACGAGGCGTTGTCCACGGCGGGGGTGAGCAGGCAGCAGCTCCCGGAGATCAAGGCTCCGACCGATGCCCTGCCCCTGGCGGACGAGGCCGCCCGTGCCACGGGCCTGCCGGAGGGACTCCCGGTGGTGCTCGGCGCGGGGGACGGGCCGCTGGGCAATCTCGGGGTCGGCGCGGTCAACACCGGGGTCGCCGGTTTGTCCCTCGGAACCAGCGGGGCGTTGCGCGTGGTGCGGGACTCCCCCGGAGTGGACGAGCGCTGCCGCACGTTCTGCTACTACCTGGCGGACGGCCTGTGGGTCTCGGGAGGTGCCGTGAGCAACGGTGCCGTCGTCGGTCAGTGGGCCTCCGAGACGTTCGATGTGGACCTGGCCGACCTGTTGGACGAGGCCCTCGAAGTTCCCGCCGGGGCGCGTGGCCTGGTGGCGTTGCCTTATCTGATGGGGGAGCGGGCCCCGTGGTGGCAGCCGGGGTTGACCGGTTCGTTGATCGGGCTGCGCCGTGTACACGGGCGGGCCGACATCACCCGCGCCCTGGTGGAGGGGGTGGCGCAGCAGCTCGCGCTCGTGCGGGACGCGGTGGTCGACACCGGTGCCGAGGTTCGCGCGGTGCGGGCCACCGGCGGTGGTTTCCGCAGTCGGGTCTGGGCCGAGGCCATAGCAGCCGCGTTGGGGATCGAGCTCGAACTGGCGGACGACAGCGGGGGCTCCGCGTTGGGGGCCGTGCTGGTCGCTTGGCGCGCTCTCGGTGAGTTGGACTCGCTGGAGGAGGCGGCCGATCTGGTGCGCCCCAGTCGGACGGTTCCGCCGGATCACGAGGCGGCGCGGATGCTGCGGAAGCAGCGCGGTGGGCTCGAACGGCTGCACCGGGCGGTCAGCGAGTTGGCTTCGCGCGTGGACTGA
- a CDS encoding DUF397 domain-containing protein: MSSGVSRRVGNTWRKSSYSTTNSSCVEVAVTAEVVGVRDTKDRAGGALAFDPRRWSDFLAMLERN; this comes from the coding sequence ATGAGCAGCGGAGTGTCGCGACGTGTCGGAAACACGTGGCGCAAGTCGAGCTACAGTACGACGAACTCGTCCTGCGTCGAGGTGGCGGTGACCGCCGAGGTGGTCGGGGTGCGCGACACCAAGGACCGCGCGGGCGGCGCACTGGCGTTCGACCCTCGGCGGTGGAGTGACTTCCTCGCGATGCTCGAACGGAACTGA
- a CDS encoding Uma2 family endonuclease codes for MTTVSWPDHLLTLEEFEQLPEDDSHRYELQEGVLQVTPKAASLHQRVVKRLTAVLDRQLPVAWEAIPDVEVVLATTWPPSVRVPDVVVADTARTDANPNRLYAQDVVLAVEVVSPDSARTDRVTKRHEYAGAGISC; via the coding sequence ATGACCACGGTGTCCTGGCCCGATCACCTGCTTACTCTCGAGGAGTTCGAGCAGCTGCCCGAGGACGACTCGCACCGCTACGAGCTCCAGGAGGGTGTGCTGCAGGTTACTCCCAAGGCGGCCAGCCTTCATCAGCGTGTCGTCAAACGCCTCACCGCCGTGCTCGATCGACAGCTGCCCGTCGCGTGGGAGGCGATACCGGACGTGGAGGTGGTGCTCGCGACCACCTGGCCGCCGAGTGTCCGCGTTCCGGACGTCGTCGTCGCCGATACCGCCCGGACCGACGCGAATCCGAACCGGCTGTACGCCCAGGACGTGGTGCTGGCCGTCGAGGTGGTCTCACCGGATTCCGCGCGGACGGATCGGGTCACGAAGCGTCACGAGTACGCCGGGGCGGGCATCTCCTGCTAG
- a CDS encoding aspartate-semialdehyde dehydrogenase encodes MSSGESENGPTVAIVGATGAVGSVMIEIMNARESVPWGEIRLIASPRSAGSTITVRGVEHTVVALSPEAFDGVDIAMFDVPDELSAEWAPVAVERGAVAVDNSGAFRMDPEVPLVVPEVNGSAATRRPKGIVANPNCTTLSMMAVLGRLNEEFGLRELVVSSYQAASGSGQEGVDRLRAELDAVAGKQVGERAGDVAEAITAAGLSEESPFKAPLALNAVPWCGSRKEDGWTSEELKVRNESRKILGLPDLRVSATCVRVPVLTTHSLAVHAKFEREVSVEQARRSFEEAPSIVLQDDPDGPDFPTPAGVVGAEPTYVGRLRQALDFPETLDFFVCGDNLRKGAALNTYEIAETLVEAS; translated from the coding sequence ATGTCTTCGGGAGAATCGGAAAACGGCCCCACGGTCGCCATCGTCGGAGCCACCGGTGCGGTGGGTTCGGTCATGATCGAGATCATGAACGCGAGGGAGTCCGTCCCGTGGGGTGAGATCAGGCTCATCGCCTCGCCGCGTTCCGCGGGCAGCACCATCACGGTCCGCGGGGTCGAGCACACCGTGGTCGCCCTTTCGCCGGAGGCCTTCGACGGCGTCGACATCGCCATGTTCGACGTGCCCGACGAGCTGTCCGCGGAGTGGGCGCCGGTCGCGGTCGAGCGCGGAGCGGTCGCGGTGGACAACTCCGGAGCCTTCCGGATGGATCCCGAGGTGCCGTTGGTCGTTCCCGAGGTGAACGGCTCCGCGGCCACCCGCCGCCCCAAGGGCATCGTCGCCAATCCCAACTGCACCACCCTGTCCATGATGGCCGTGCTCGGGAGGCTGAACGAGGAGTTCGGGCTCCGCGAGCTGGTGGTTTCCTCCTACCAGGCCGCGTCCGGGTCCGGCCAGGAAGGCGTGGACCGGTTGCGTGCCGAGCTCGACGCGGTCGCGGGCAAGCAGGTGGGGGAGCGCGCCGGTGACGTGGCCGAGGCGATCACCGCCGCCGGGCTGTCGGAGGAGTCCCCGTTCAAGGCTCCGCTGGCGCTGAACGCCGTGCCGTGGTGCGGTTCCCGCAAGGAGGACGGCTGGACCTCCGAGGAGCTGAAGGTCCGCAACGAGTCGCGCAAGATCCTGGGGCTGCCGGACCTGCGGGTCTCGGCCACCTGCGTGCGGGTTCCGGTGTTGACCACCCACTCGCTCGCGGTGCACGCGAAGTTCGAGCGCGAGGTCAGCGTGGAGCAGGCCCGGCGTTCCTTCGAGGAGGCTCCGTCGATCGTGCTGCAGGACGATCCGGACGGCCCGGACTTCCCGACACCGGCCGGTGTCGTCGGCGCGGAGCCGACCTATGTCGGCAGGCTCCGGCAGGCGCTGGACTTCCCGGAGACCCTCGACTTCTTCGTCTGCGGGGACAACCTGCGCAAGGGCGCCGCGCTGAACACCTACGAGATCGCCGAGACCCTGGTCGAGGCTTCCTGA